A single window of Chitinophaga sp. XS-30 DNA harbors:
- a CDS encoding RagB/SusD family nutrient uptake outer membrane protein — protein MKSFHISLLAFALITQGSCNKFLETEPSDFLAPETYYNTEKELTYALTGVYDVLGNSDLYGDNIFYQFDITDEGVYSHAGLTAGVQVYNFSSADPVVINTWETLYNGIGRANLVLENINRPEMNEDKRKVIKGEALFLRGYFYFLLAQMWGGVPLILHTTTSPDDTQQPRAPLSEVYNQVLADLQEAEQLVQPIKTLGFGGRANKSAVRGILARVCLYMAGYPLNDKSKYTDARDWAKKVIDDAEASHALNNSYNQVFINLAADKYDIEESLFEVEFWGNRSDAYTESGRLGSRNGIRCTNVDTGYSLGRINATPRFYSRYEALDERRDWNIAPYIYGGANNAEKVYWPESNTWQRSCGKYRRMYEVLTPKSTSFTPINYPVLRYADVLLMFAEADNELTATPSTEAINAVNLVRRRAFGKNIHGENLSEITVTNGGSGYSSANLPDITITGGGGSGATARATVSGGTITAITITDRGAFYTSAPTVTITGGGGTGATATAGITVPGDADVQPGDYSSQNNFRAFLQDERSRELCFEGLRKSDLIRWQKFIEEMRAAGTEISQIAASAYKFESRAGLNVSEKNYLFPIPTREMSLNRTLVQNPGW, from the coding sequence ATGAAGTCGTTTCATATATCTCTTCTGGCATTTGCCCTGATCACACAGGGCTCCTGTAACAAGTTCCTTGAAACCGAACCGAGCGATTTTCTGGCTCCTGAAACATACTATAACACGGAAAAGGAACTGACGTATGCACTTACGGGTGTTTACGATGTACTGGGCAATTCAGATCTTTATGGAGACAATATTTTCTATCAATTCGATATCACGGATGAAGGGGTATATAGCCATGCCGGCCTTACAGCAGGCGTGCAGGTGTACAATTTTTCCAGCGCTGATCCGGTTGTAATCAATACATGGGAAACCCTTTATAATGGTATTGGTCGCGCCAACCTGGTACTTGAGAATATCAACCGGCCGGAGATGAATGAAGATAAAAGGAAGGTGATCAAAGGAGAAGCGCTTTTCCTTCGCGGTTATTTTTACTTTTTGCTTGCGCAGATGTGGGGCGGCGTACCGCTGATCCTTCATACGACCACATCACCCGACGATACGCAGCAGCCGCGCGCTCCCCTTTCGGAAGTCTACAACCAGGTACTGGCCGACCTGCAGGAAGCCGAGCAGCTTGTGCAGCCCATCAAAACGCTGGGCTTCGGCGGACGGGCGAATAAGTCCGCCGTACGGGGTATCCTTGCGCGGGTATGCCTTTACATGGCCGGCTATCCGCTGAATGACAAATCGAAATATACGGACGCCCGCGATTGGGCCAAAAAGGTGATCGACGATGCGGAGGCCTCACATGCCCTGAATAACTCCTATAACCAGGTATTCATCAATCTTGCGGCAGATAAATATGACATTGAAGAAAGCCTGTTCGAAGTTGAATTCTGGGGAAATCGTTCAGATGCATATACGGAAAGTGGCCGACTGGGTTCCCGGAATGGTATTCGTTGTACGAACGTGGATACTGGCTACAGCCTTGGACGGATCAACGCAACTCCCCGTTTTTACAGCCGATATGAGGCGCTTGATGAGCGTCGTGACTGGAATATCGCACCCTATATTTACGGAGGGGCCAACAACGCCGAGAAGGTGTACTGGCCAGAGAGCAATACCTGGCAACGAAGCTGCGGCAAGTACCGCCGGATGTACGAAGTGCTCACACCAAAAAGTACCAGCTTTACGCCAATCAACTATCCGGTCCTGCGCTATGCAGACGTTCTGCTGATGTTTGCTGAAGCGGATAACGAGCTGACTGCGACGCCATCAACAGAAGCCATAAATGCGGTGAATCTCGTTAGGCGAAGAGCCTTTGGTAAAAATATCCATGGAGAAAATTTGAGCGAGATAACCGTTACGAATGGCGGCAGCGGATACTCTTCTGCAAACCTGCCGGATATTACGATAACAGGTGGTGGTGGCAGCGGCGCAACAGCACGCGCAACGGTTTCCGGCGGCACGATAACTGCGATCACTATAACGGATCGCGGGGCGTTCTACACCTCGGCGCCAACCGTCACGATAACAGGCGGGGGCGGAACGGGGGCCACGGCAACCGCCGGGATCACGGTTCCCGGCGATGCGGATGTTCAGCCCGGAGATTACAGTTCGCAGAACAACTTTCGCGCTTTCCTGCAGGATGAACGCAGCCGCGAACTGTGTTTTGAAGGCCTGAGAAAAAGCGATCTCATCCGCTGGCAGAAGTTCATAGAAGAGATGCGTGCAGCAGGTACCGAGATCAGCCAGATTGCCGCATCAGCCTATAAATTTGAATCAAGGGCCGGCCTTAACGTTTCAGAAAAAAATTATCTGTTCCCCATTCCAACCAGGGAGATGTCGCTTAACCGCACGCTCGTTCAGAATCCGGGATGGTAA
- a CDS encoding DUF5017 domain-containing protein, whose protein sequence is MRFKYIVSALCLAIFASCDKEGISEPDFNVTGYKVTAVVDSSGNTVNQVTFSFSGDAAIISFYPGILGNDYAYREGRILDVKALLSSFSTTLNNGTQEDQLSVMVSSDFNGTYDIASIRAATWTDITSYYTLNTRGASASLPSGTKDIREFVVDGKPLYYAYRYICKPQAENGANSTWRIRAFSLESQTDLGTTSLATLTTADWNLINEGEIVDPNRGAVIESSGAIRFNGNHKNKEVHTESWAISKGFEITKTDMGPDRPLAIKSAINPHLGSYSFNYATPGTYKVVFIASNASHEGQLRVVREIDVTIP, encoded by the coding sequence ATGAGATTCAAATATATCGTATCAGCTTTGTGCCTTGCCATCTTTGCTTCCTGTGATAAAGAAGGCATCAGCGAACCCGACTTCAATGTAACCGGCTACAAGGTTACTGCTGTCGTTGACTCTTCAGGCAACACGGTTAATCAGGTCACATTCAGCTTTTCCGGCGATGCAGCCATCATCTCTTTTTACCCCGGCATTCTCGGCAACGATTATGCCTACCGGGAAGGGCGTATCCTCGATGTAAAGGCATTGCTTTCATCGTTTTCTACCACGCTTAATAATGGAACACAGGAGGACCAGCTGTCAGTTATGGTTTCCTCCGATTTTAACGGGACTTATGACATTGCAAGCATCCGTGCGGCAACATGGACCGATATCACCAGTTATTATACCCTGAATACGAGAGGAGCCTCCGCATCCCTGCCGTCCGGAACGAAAGATATCAGGGAATTTGTTGTGGACGGGAAGCCACTTTACTATGCTTATCGTTACATCTGTAAACCGCAAGCGGAAAACGGCGCCAATTCCACATGGCGCATCCGTGCTTTTTCGCTGGAATCACAGACTGATCTGGGCACTACTTCGCTTGCAACGCTCACCACGGCAGATTGGAATCTCATTAACGAGGGAGAGATTGTTGATCCCAACCGGGGTGCAGTCATTGAAAGTTCCGGAGCCATCCGCTTCAATGGGAACCACAAGAACAAAGAGGTGCATACGGAGTCGTGGGCGATAAGCAAAGGATTTGAGATTACTAAAACCGATATGGGACCGGACCGGCCTCTCGCCATCAAGAGTGCTATTAATCCGCATCTCGGCAGCTATTCTTTTAACTATGCCACACCCGGAACTTACAAGGTGGTCTTCATCGCTTCCAATGCAAGCCATGAAGGCCAGCTACGTGTTGTTCGCGAAATAGACGTTACAATTCCTTAA
- a CDS encoding TonB-dependent receptor, translating into MYHEPTAIQRFVCIKVPMRRCLGTMMIIALIALSLPREAAAQRSSVVIAGRVTDNEGEALVGVNIKFKNGIAATKTDTSGNFKISVPAAEGTLVFTYLGFSTAQVPIRGRVFIAVTLEPNITGLNEVVVLGYGTTSKKDLTGSVSQVNVKDLQKAPVLSFDQALAGRVAGVQVSSNDGQPGNEGINIVIRGANSLSQSNSPLFIIDGFPMEDPENMSINPEDIKTINILKDASATAIYGARGANGVVVIETKRGEIGAPSITATASLGFQEVTNRMELMNPYDFVRYQFERDEQTATDYYLQNGLTIEDYKRTSGINWQDRLLRRAPMQVYNIALRSGNAKTKYALSGSVSDQEGVLINSGQSRYQGRFVLDQEISKKVNVGFNVNYSRFENNGQIASSANAGTGASSYLLYSVWGSRPVSGKSLDPATDDLGDELIDEDIDHTMDYRINPIKSAENEIRKSISGNLIANAFIAIDVIPGLKLRVSGGIESRSRKNTSFYNSQTSRGTPIFPNNTRGQYGSVSHSERSSWLNENTLTWTKRINKHNRVEVLGGFTLQSTNSAGYGFLSQNVPNESLGVAGLEQGIPGSTSSSASENKLSSFLSRVNYNYRSRYLFTASFRADGSSKFSPENRWAYFPSAAFAWRLKEERFMKALKFISEAKVRTSYGVTGNNRVSDFATLPGLTSPVGASYSFHNGSPSTGVIQSSLGNSKLKWESTTQIDMGLDVGFLNNRIQFTADVYRKITSDLLLNANLPTTTGFSRVYKNIGEVRNEGLELTLTTVNVRSKSFSWSSDINISFNRNKVTGLAENQDNLLSTVGWETSFNTVPLYIAAINGPAAMFFGYLTDGLYQVDDFDESASGAYTLKLTEPTNGLARYRVQPGDIRYKDINLDGVVDEQDRVVIGRVLPKHAGGFNNNFGYKGFDLNVFFQWSYGNQIYNANRMMFEGNVSNRANLNQYASYNDRWTLDNQDSKIFRAGGFGQRGYYSDYFLEDGSFLRLKTVSLAYSLPARFLKPTFVKSLSATVSAQNIYTWTKYSGMDPEVSVRNSALTPGFDYSAYPMARTLVFGIRAGF; encoded by the coding sequence ATGTACCACGAACCAACGGCTATTCAGCGTTTCGTTTGCATCAAAGTACCTATGCGTCGCTGTTTAGGAACAATGATGATCATAGCGCTGATAGCATTGTCGCTACCCCGGGAGGCAGCGGCGCAACGCTCTTCTGTTGTTATAGCAGGACGCGTTACAGACAACGAAGGCGAGGCATTGGTGGGCGTAAACATCAAGTTTAAAAACGGGATCGCCGCAACAAAGACGGATACGTCTGGCAATTTTAAGATCAGCGTTCCTGCTGCTGAAGGAACCCTAGTTTTTACGTACCTGGGGTTCAGTACTGCCCAGGTGCCGATCAGGGGGCGGGTGTTTATTGCTGTCACACTGGAGCCTAACATCACCGGCCTGAACGAAGTGGTCGTACTCGGTTACGGAACCACCTCCAAAAAAGATCTGACCGGCTCTGTTTCCCAGGTAAACGTAAAGGACTTGCAAAAGGCTCCGGTCTTGTCGTTCGATCAGGCGCTTGCGGGAAGAGTCGCGGGCGTTCAGGTATCGTCCAACGATGGACAGCCTGGAAATGAAGGCATTAACATCGTTATTCGCGGCGCAAACTCGCTGTCGCAAAGCAATTCACCACTCTTTATTATCGATGGATTTCCGATGGAGGATCCCGAGAACATGTCCATCAACCCCGAAGATATCAAGACAATAAACATTCTGAAAGATGCGTCTGCTACTGCGATCTACGGAGCAAGGGGTGCGAATGGTGTTGTCGTGATCGAGACGAAACGCGGGGAAATCGGCGCCCCATCCATCACGGCAACCGCATCTCTCGGTTTCCAGGAAGTGACCAACCGGATGGAGCTCATGAATCCCTATGATTTTGTTCGTTATCAGTTTGAGCGGGATGAACAGACTGCCACCGATTATTATCTGCAAAACGGATTGACGATCGAGGATTACAAGCGGACTTCCGGCATAAACTGGCAGGACCGGTTGTTGCGCCGGGCACCCATGCAGGTGTATAACATCGCGCTCCGCAGCGGTAACGCCAAAACGAAATATGCGCTTTCCGGCTCCGTTTCAGACCAGGAAGGGGTGCTGATAAATTCCGGTCAAAGTCGTTACCAGGGCCGCTTTGTTTTGGACCAGGAAATCAGCAAGAAGGTGAACGTGGGTTTCAATGTGAACTACAGCCGGTTTGAAAATAACGGACAGATCGCTTCCTCTGCAAATGCCGGAACCGGAGCCAGCAGCTACCTGTTATATTCCGTTTGGGGCTCCCGTCCTGTATCGGGAAAAAGCCTGGACCCGGCCACTGATGATCTCGGTGATGAGCTGATTGATGAAGATATCGATCATACGATGGATTACAGGATCAATCCGATCAAATCAGCAGAGAACGAAATTCGAAAATCAATCTCCGGAAATCTTATTGCCAATGCTTTTATTGCAATCGATGTCATTCCCGGGTTGAAGCTCCGGGTAAGCGGAGGCATTGAAAGCCGCAGCCGTAAAAATACCAGTTTCTACAACTCGCAGACTTCACGCGGCACACCGATATTTCCCAATAATACCCGCGGTCAGTATGGTAGTGTCAGCCATTCCGAGAGGAGCAGCTGGCTAAACGAAAACACGCTGACCTGGACCAAAAGGATCAACAAGCACAACCGTGTGGAAGTTTTGGGAGGGTTTACCTTGCAGAGTACCAATTCCGCAGGCTACGGGTTTTTATCGCAGAACGTACCGAATGAATCGCTTGGCGTCGCCGGTCTCGAACAGGGGATCCCCGGATCTACCTCGTCATCAGCATCAGAAAACAAACTCAGTTCATTCCTCAGCCGGGTGAATTATAATTATCGTTCCAGGTACCTGTTTACAGCGAGCTTTCGCGCGGATGGTTCATCAAAGTTTTCTCCTGAAAACCGCTGGGCCTACTTTCCCTCCGCGGCTTTTGCCTGGAGATTGAAGGAAGAACGGTTTATGAAAGCACTGAAATTTATCTCCGAGGCGAAGGTGCGAACCAGTTATGGTGTAACGGGAAACAATCGTGTAAGCGATTTCGCCACCCTGCCGGGACTGACCAGTCCGGTAGGTGCTTCGTACTCCTTCCATAACGGAAGCCCTTCCACCGGCGTGATCCAGTCGTCATTGGGCAACTCCAAACTTAAATGGGAAAGTACCACCCAGATCGACATGGGCCTGGATGTAGGTTTTTTGAACAACCGGATACAATTCACCGCGGATGTATATCGCAAGATCACTTCCGATCTGTTGCTGAATGCCAATCTTCCAACGACGACGGGCTTTTCCAGGGTCTACAAGAATATCGGGGAAGTGCGCAACGAAGGTCTTGAATTAACGCTGACTACGGTCAACGTCAGGTCAAAATCATTCTCCTGGAGCAGTGATATAAATATCAGTTTCAACCGGAACAAGGTGACGGGCCTTGCTGAAAACCAGGATAATTTGCTAAGCACAGTGGGATGGGAAACCAGCTTCAATACGGTGCCCCTTTACATTGCTGCTATCAATGGGCCCGCCGCAATGTTCTTCGGTTATCTTACCGACGGGCTTTATCAGGTGGATGATTTCGACGAGTCGGCCAGCGGTGCATATACCCTTAAACTCACAGAACCCACGAATGGACTGGCAAGATACCGTGTTCAGCCCGGTGATATCCGGTACAAGGACATCAATCTTGACGGAGTAGTGGATGAACAGGACCGGGTTGTTATCGGACGTGTACTGCCCAAACATGCGGGAGGATTCAATAATAACTTCGGCTACAAGGGCTTCGACCTGAATGTATTCTTTCAATGGTCGTATGGCAACCAGATATACAATGCCAACCGGATGATGTTCGAAGGCAACGTTAGCAACCGCGCCAATTTGAATCAATATGCTTCTTACAACGACCGGTGGACATTGGATAACCAGGATAGCAAGATATTTCGCGCCGGAGGGTTTGGCCAGCGGGGTTATTACTCGGACTACTTTCTGGAGGACGGATCATTTCTCCGGCTCAAGACCGTTTCCCTGGCGTATTCGCTCCCTGCGAGGTTCCTGAAGCCGACCTTCGTGAAAAGTCTGTCGGCCACCGTTTCTGCTCAGAACATTTATACCTGGACGAAATATTCCGGTATGGATCCGGAGGTTTCGGTACGGAACTCCGCCCTGACACCGGGTTTCGATTATTCCGCTTATCCAATGGCCCGAACGCTGGTTTTCGGCATCAGGGCTGGTTTTTAG
- a CDS encoding glycosyl hydrolase, translated as MALSRRHFVKLSSLAPLIYAFPFPEFLTAPGTNAGAASLYENFKNPSAAARPFVRWWWNGGKINEKELLRELDLLKEKGISGVEINPVAFPKGGNAMDYRTLDWLSAEWLAVLKATLIAARERGITCDIIVGSGWPFGGEFLKDDEQIQLLALGTKRLKGPQQFRIKKEDLLAETRFLMKRKAGSMELFGLRLSAAQLDAFTPGIDLNSQIAHAEIIVDVPAGDHVLYTITKLTGYAAVTHGSPGASGPVLDHYNKAAVQRYLDRMSDAFTSQIGNMGDYFRSVFVDSLELRGSNWCVDMAEQFRQRRGYSLEPYLPFVLFKLNKRLTHTGAQSIENIITLSPETQDEINRVRYDFETTCLELFNERFLQTFIDWCGKNNVKSRVQAYGREYYALESAMLPDIPECETWIRDDIGGDLPENTFKTGRAYRPVNKFVSSAARLTGKRVISCEEITNTDLVFNSTLEKIKIAGDQSNLSGVTHSILHGFNHSPRDVPFPGWVRYGTYFSEGNTWWPYLKKWIDYKARLSAVFQHSEMQSDIAIMFPLADMWSEVGLQYQQVPQIVYPAYANNIWEAIHQHGSGCDYINENILQKCSFSNGRMHYNTRSYKVLLMPEIESIAPGTPELLGKFAAGGGQVIFIGKEPVKTFGKLQAGAGNQKVQSDIQSLKKAFPGNVRCFPAPEGKIIDWYAQLQSEFKVTPFVRFDKPVSYVSQVYYKTDEADIFFICNYHQKKAHAFTATFNVKHKSAWLWDPETGEKYLYPYQSAKNNLGIRLNPAQSMLIVFTEDTEGELYPFREVAGERSSALEGPWDVTLEKVHEQPSTTIFKKLIDLKKDPELQSFAGVIVYEKQFQIDDPGNCHSLDLGKVFGISEVEINGQPLGSRWYGKHIYDCGQALRGGSNTVKIKITTTLGNYMKSLKDNAVAQRWTGKQPLHSAGLAGPVKLIWCKNL; from the coding sequence ATGGCTTTATCAAGAAGACATTTTGTCAAATTAAGTTCTTTGGCCCCCCTCATATATGCTTTTCCTTTTCCGGAATTTTTGACTGCACCGGGTACAAATGCCGGTGCGGCGTCCTTGTATGAAAATTTCAAGAACCCTTCGGCTGCTGCCCGTCCTTTTGTACGGTGGTGGTGGAATGGGGGAAAGATAAATGAAAAGGAACTGCTGCGCGAGCTGGATCTTCTCAAAGAAAAAGGCATTTCAGGAGTGGAAATTAATCCCGTGGCATTTCCCAAAGGAGGGAACGCAATGGATTACCGGACGCTGGACTGGCTAAGTGCGGAATGGCTGGCTGTGCTGAAAGCAACGTTGATTGCCGCCAGGGAGCGTGGCATTACCTGCGATATCATTGTTGGCTCCGGCTGGCCCTTCGGTGGCGAATTCCTTAAAGATGATGAGCAGATACAGTTACTTGCGCTCGGAACAAAACGTTTGAAAGGTCCGCAGCAATTCAGGATAAAGAAGGAGGATTTATTGGCTGAAACCAGGTTTCTGATGAAACGCAAAGCCGGTTCGATGGAACTTTTCGGATTGAGGCTTTCAGCAGCCCAACTCGACGCTTTCACTCCCGGAATCGACCTCAATTCACAAATAGCGCATGCGGAGATCATTGTAGATGTACCGGCCGGCGACCACGTGCTTTATACGATCACAAAATTAACCGGTTATGCAGCTGTAACCCATGGATCACCCGGAGCTTCAGGACCGGTTCTCGATCACTACAACAAGGCAGCGGTACAACGTTACCTGGATAGAATGTCTGATGCGTTCACCTCCCAAATTGGCAATATGGGAGATTATTTCAGATCAGTATTTGTTGACAGTCTGGAATTACGCGGATCGAATTGGTGCGTTGATATGGCTGAGCAGTTCAGGCAGAGAAGAGGGTATTCGCTGGAACCCTATTTGCCTTTTGTTCTCTTTAAGTTAAACAAAAGACTCACACATACCGGTGCGCAGTCCATTGAAAACATCATCACGCTTTCGCCTGAAACACAGGATGAAATTAACCGGGTGAGATACGATTTTGAAACGACCTGCCTGGAGCTGTTTAATGAAAGATTTTTACAAACTTTTATAGATTGGTGCGGGAAGAACAATGTAAAATCAAGGGTGCAGGCTTATGGCCGTGAATATTATGCTTTAGAATCAGCGATGCTGCCCGATATTCCGGAATGTGAAACCTGGATTCGCGATGATATAGGTGGTGATCTGCCGGAAAACACCTTTAAGACCGGCAGGGCGTACCGGCCTGTTAATAAATTTGTTTCTTCGGCGGCAAGATTAACCGGAAAGCGTGTGATCAGTTGCGAAGAAATTACCAATACCGATCTCGTTTTCAACTCCACACTGGAAAAGATAAAGATAGCAGGGGATCAAAGTAATCTTTCCGGCGTTACCCATTCCATCTTGCATGGCTTCAACCATAGTCCCCGGGACGTTCCTTTTCCAGGTTGGGTACGTTATGGAACTTATTTTAGTGAGGGCAATACCTGGTGGCCCTATCTGAAAAAATGGATCGACTATAAAGCCAGATTATCTGCAGTTTTTCAGCATTCGGAAATGCAGTCGGACATTGCCATCATGTTCCCGCTGGCGGATATGTGGTCCGAGGTTGGCCTTCAGTATCAACAAGTTCCGCAAATCGTTTATCCTGCATACGCGAACAATATATGGGAGGCTATTCACCAGCATGGAAGTGGCTGCGACTATATAAATGAAAACATTCTGCAAAAGTGCAGTTTTTCAAACGGCCGGATGCATTACAATACGCGAAGCTATAAGGTACTGCTGATGCCCGAAATAGAATCGATAGCTCCCGGAACCCCGGAATTACTTGGGAAATTTGCTGCTGGAGGCGGGCAGGTGATCTTTATCGGAAAGGAACCTGTCAAGACTTTCGGAAAGCTGCAAGCCGGGGCAGGGAATCAAAAAGTGCAAAGTGATATTCAATCCCTGAAAAAGGCATTTCCAGGGAATGTTAGGTGCTTCCCGGCTCCCGAAGGAAAGATCATAGACTGGTATGCACAGTTGCAGTCTGAATTTAAGGTAACCCCATTTGTCAGGTTCGATAAACCTGTTTCATATGTAAGTCAGGTGTACTACAAGACTGACGAGGCAGACATTTTCTTTATCTGTAACTATCACCAGAAAAAAGCCCATGCGTTCACGGCTACCTTTAACGTAAAGCATAAAAGCGCATGGCTGTGGGATCCCGAAACAGGCGAAAAATACCTGTATCCTTATCAGAGCGCAAAGAACAATCTCGGGATCCGTCTCAATCCGGCCCAATCCATGCTAATCGTGTTTACTGAAGACACTGAAGGCGAGTTATATCCATTCCGGGAAGTTGCCGGAGAACGATCCAGTGCTCTTGAAGGTCCATGGGATGTAACCCTGGAAAAGGTACATGAACAACCCAGTACAACGATATTTAAGAAGCTGATCGATCTTAAAAAGGATCCGGAGCTTCAATCGTTTGCCGGAGTTATTGTCTATGAAAAGCAATTTCAGATAGACGACCCGGGAAACTGCCATTCGCTCGATCTTGGAAAAGTATTCGGCATATCAGAAGTGGAGATCAATGGCCAGCCATTGGGATCCAGGTGGTATGGCAAGCATATTTACGATTGTGGCCAGGCATTGAGAGGCGGCAGCAATACCGTAAAAATAAAGATCACTACTACACTGGGTAATTATATGAAATCATTGAAAGATAACGCGGTTGCGCAGCGATGGACCGGTAAGCAGCCGCTGCATTCGGCAGGATTGGCCGGCCCGGTAAAATTAATCTGGTGTAAGAACTTGTGA
- a CDS encoding sulfatase, with product MKNKIDIFFCTSKLALTAVSIAMLTMSGCRINKGMGNNKQQLNVLFIAVDDLRPQLGCYGDTIVQSPNIDKLAGSGVLFNRAYCQQAVCSPSRTSLMTGRRPNTTKVWDLKTHFRSTIPDVVTLPQYFRSNGYHTQSIGKIYHDPASAQDAPSWSVPEIAAVTKKEGKYVLPANRQTKSSKAVATEQADVPDNAYIDGQVADQALEVLRKIRDKPFFLAVGFRRPHLPFSAPKKYWDMYDRENIPLPLHRTPPGNIPAYAVHNNQELSGYSDIGSNDSITDQKKRELLHGYYAAISYTDAQIGKVLAELDRLNLTKNTIIVLWSDHGFHLGEKGLWAKSTNYELDTRVPLIIAAPGKAQGAKSDQLVELVDLYPTLAELGNLPVPGGLEGTSLAPLLIRPDQPWKSAVFSQFPRPWLYKGEPATMGYTIRTDRYRYVEWRDFKTDTVKATELYDHQADPGEVNNIANISANIALISELQRRLRNGWQMARPPEFNRSSAQ from the coding sequence ATGAAAAATAAAATTGACATATTTTTTTGCACAAGCAAGCTTGCTCTTACAGCGGTCTCTATAGCGATGCTGACAATGAGCGGCTGCCGGATAAACAAAGGAATGGGCAATAATAAACAGCAGCTCAATGTTCTTTTTATCGCGGTAGACGACCTGCGTCCTCAATTGGGTTGTTATGGAGATACGATCGTGCAAAGTCCAAATATTGATAAATTGGCGGGATCAGGCGTGCTGTTCAATCGCGCTTACTGCCAGCAAGCTGTATGTTCTCCTTCCCGGACTTCTTTAATGACAGGAAGAAGACCCAATACGACAAAGGTTTGGGACCTGAAGACACATTTTCGCAGTACTATTCCCGATGTAGTTACCTTACCGCAGTATTTCAGGAGTAATGGTTATCATACGCAAAGCATCGGTAAAATTTATCATGATCCCGCCTCGGCACAAGATGCCCCTTCCTGGTCTGTGCCGGAGATCGCCGCAGTAACAAAAAAAGAAGGCAAATATGTGTTGCCTGCAAATCGTCAAACAAAATCTTCGAAAGCAGTGGCAACGGAACAGGCAGACGTGCCCGATAATGCCTATATCGATGGACAGGTAGCAGATCAGGCGCTGGAGGTTTTAAGAAAGATCAGGGACAAGCCCTTCTTCCTGGCGGTAGGCTTTCGCCGCCCGCATTTGCCGTTCAGCGCGCCAAAAAAATACTGGGATATGTATGACCGGGAAAATATCCCCCTACCCCTTCACCGCACCCCTCCCGGCAATATACCCGCCTATGCGGTGCATAACAACCAGGAGCTTAGCGGGTATAGCGACATTGGATCCAATGATTCAATTACTGATCAAAAAAAGCGGGAACTGCTACATGGGTATTATGCCGCGATCAGTTATACTGATGCCCAGATTGGAAAAGTGCTGGCAGAGCTGGACCGTTTAAATTTAACAAAGAATACCATCATCGTTTTGTGGAGCGATCACGGATTCCATTTGGGCGAGAAAGGATTGTGGGCAAAATCAACTAACTATGAACTGGATACCCGCGTGCCTTTAATCATTGCGGCGCCGGGGAAAGCACAAGGAGCCAAGTCCGATCAACTGGTTGAATTGGTAGACCTATACCCCACTCTGGCCGAACTGGGCAATCTTCCTGTTCCCGGTGGGCTCGAGGGGACTTCTTTAGCGCCATTATTGATCAGGCCGGATCAACCCTGGAAAAGCGCTGTATTCAGCCAATTCCCCCGACCCTGGCTGTACAAGGGCGAACCTGCAACAATGGGGTACACTATCAGAACGGACCGCTACCGTTATGTAGAATGGCGTGACTTCAAAACAGATACTGTCAAGGCAACAGAA